The following is a genomic window from Butyricimonas faecihominis.
TACCTTATGGTGGTATTTTGAATTACAATTCAACAAACCAACAAAGCTACACGGTGCGTAACCAACTGAATTACGGAAAAATACTTGATGAAGAAGGGAACCATGCCCTCAATGTTGCCTTGGGACATGAAGTTCGAGGAAACAGTTACATCGGACAGAGTGGCGTTGAATACGGCTACATGCCTAACAGAGGTAAAAGCGTGGACTACAATTACAGTCAACAAGCCAACAGAGATTACATTTTAAGCATTTATCCTGATTGTCAATATAGAGAAACAGCGAATGTACCTGCATATCAAGACCGCCACTCAATCACTCTCACGGATCAGATTGAAAACTACATGTCTTTCTATGCAACACTGGGATACTCTTATGCTAGCAAGTACACGTTATCTTTCAGTTTCAGACAAGACGCATCCAACAAATTCGGGCAGAACACGAACAATCGCTTTAACCCCGTTCTATCAGCCGGAATCAGATGGAATGTAAGTGAAGAGAACTTCATGCGCCAGTTTGGATGGTTATCCAACTTGACGTTGAAAGCATCCTACGGATCTCAAGGAAAAGCCCCGGATATCAGTCCCTATCTGATCGCCAATTTCAACATTGCACCGGACGTATTGACGGGCGATCAATTCCTGTCGATCAAGAACCTCCCAAACAAAGACCTGAAATGGGAAAAGACCAACAGTTTCAATGGCGGTATCGAACTCTCCATTCTAAACAACCGGATATATGGAAGCATTGACTACTACTACAAAAAAACGGTTGACGCTATCACCTACGTGAATATACCCGTGGAGAACGGAACTTCAAACATGGCAATTAATAACGGTTCCATCATCAATAAAGGTTACGACGTATCGTTGACCGTTATCCCCGTGCAGACAAAAAACATCAGATGGAGTATCAGCGCAACTTCCGGCTTTAACCGTAACGAGGTAAAAGATAACGAGGACAACGCCACGCTTGAAAAAATTACCGATGGTAGTGTCATTATCGAAGGCTTTGCTTTAAACAGTTTCTGGTCATTCCCGTATATCGGTTTATCGGACAAAGGAGTCCCTCAATTTGCAATCATCGACCAAACACCCGGAACTAAAACAAGGGTTGAATCGGGTACCCTACTTGATTACATGGTTTACAGCGGGGTAAAAGATCCTGTGTTCAGCGGTGGATTATCCACGAACTTCCGGTACCAGCAATTCACGTTATCTGCCACGTTTAACTTCCAGCTAGGACATCATAAACGTCTGAATCCTTTCATGAGAAGTCAGGCTACCAGCGGAGGCATCGGACAGCTACGTATCCCCGATCCGGAAAAAAATGCAAGCACAGAACTCAATAAACGTTGGAGACAACCGGGTGATGAGAAATACACGAATATACCGGCCATATTATCTTCGGATGAGAATTTAGCAGACTATCTCCCGGATAACTCACTCAGTTTAAGCGACAAAGGTGAAATTTATCGTTATCAGATGTATAACCTATCTGATTTACGGGTGGTAAAGGCCAATCATCTGAGATGTAATAATATTTCCCTGACGTATGCTTTACCGAAAGATATACTGGATCAATTAAGACTTACAAACTTAACGTTCGCACTAACCGTTACCGATCCGTTTATTATCAAAAGTAAAGGACTGGGTAAACAAGATCCGGAAACTTTAAGTACCAGTGCGACCACGGTTCTTCCGGTTATTGATCGTCAGCGCAAATTCTCGCTAAGTATAAGTTTGGGTTTCTAATCTGAAAAATTCAATTACCATGAAAAATATAATACAAAAAAGCATTCTACTTTTAGCCATTATTGGACTATGGTCTTGTAGTGACTTTCTCGAAGAATCTTCTCAAGACGAAGTCATTCCTTCCACGATCGAAGACTTGGATCAGCTACTGGCATACGAAGGCTATCCCAGACGGGACTTTACGCTAATGCCCTACTTGAATTTACTGGATGACGACGTAACCCAATACATCACATCCAATAACGCCAAACCGGTCGTGACGAAATACAGTCCCCTGTATTTATGGGGCGGACGTTCCGTGGAGAACAATGAAAATATGTTCGACGACTTCAATAACCTACCTAACCCGACTACCGGCATTACAAGTATCGAAGTGGATTCCTACGCGACTCTTTACAAAATGATCGCGGGATGCAATGTTGTTTTAGACATGATCAACGAGGTAAGCGGAGAAAGCGAAACGAAAAAAAGAGTAGAGGGAGAAGCTCGCATATTACGTTCGTTCCATTATTTCAACCTTATCAACCTCTATGCTTATCCTTACAACGCTCCCAATGCCCCACAAGGAAAAGCAGCGGGAATCCCATTGAAATTAAGTAGTTCCATTGACCAGAATTCCGTTCCTCGTAGCACGGTAGCCGAAGTTTATGCAGCAATAATCTCGGACGTGGAAAAAGGAATCAGCCTATTGACCGAAATCAACGCCACGGGTTCTAAATTCCGTATCGGGATGAACGCCGCACATTTATTGGCAAGCCGCTACTATCTTTTCATGGAAAACTGGGAAAAAGCAGCAGAACATGCAACCAGCGTATTCTCTACACCCGGAAGTAACCTTACCTTATATGACATGACTCCCATAGATTATCCGGCAGCTATTAGCCTTGGGGGATTTCCGTACCCATTCACGTTAAATAACTCCGAGATCATATTCTATTATGCAAGCGAGAATGAATATCAAATCGTGAAAGCAGAATACACCACCGAATGCTTTATGGCATCTGATGCGTTACGAAATTGCTTTGCAGATGACGACCAACGTTGGAATGGTTATCTATGCCCATACAATGAAGAAAGAGATCAAAAAAAGCTATCCAAATTTTCTAATCAACTTGAATTTGGAGCATGCTTACGTCTGAGTGAAGTTTACCTGAACCGGGCAGAGGCTTATGCACAGATGGCGAAGGCCGGACAAAATGAATACTTTGCAAAAGCAGTATCCGATTTAAACTCGATAAGAGAGAAACGCATTAAAAATTACAGCTCTCAAGCTTGGACCAGCAGCACGTTCAACAATAATGCCGAGAATTTAATCGAAACGTGTAGAGAAGAACGTCGCCGGGAATTTTGTTTCGAAGGTATGCGCTGGTTTGATTTGCGACGCTACGGGATGAAATCCTTCTCTCATAGTGTTGACGAATCAACCTCTCCCGGAGATGAATATTCCGTTGAAATTGGAACAGCAAGTTCTAAATGGGTGTTACCCATCATGAAATCTCACAAAGAAAGTAATCCGGCATTGAATTAATAAAACGAAAAACTATGAAAATAAACTTACATATATTACTGTTAGGAATATTACTCGTTTCCGCACTATATTCCTGCAACAACGAGGATGACTTGGATATCTCCGAGAAAAAAGACAATCGGTTCGATCTTCCACAAGGAGATCACGATTTCGACGACCAGATCGTGGAATGGAATAACAATTACGGAACTTCCGTCCTCTACAGGTTCTCCAACGCAGACCTCAATTACCATTTCACCTCCAGTAGTAATGATGTTGTCTATGACGTGAAAGTGGAAGCCGAAGAGGAAGGTATTCGTGCAGCCGTACAGTTTTTGAAGGAAGACTTCTTTGACCTATACTCGGACGAAGTAAAGAAGGAACTATTCCCCGCAAAGATTCTTATGGCCGGAATGCTATACCAAAACAACAATTATGTGCCGTTATGGGACACGATCAGTCAAGGCGGTATGGACTTTAAGAGAGGATATATGGTGAGAGGGATCGACCATATTACGTTACCCCACGTGGATAAGGATTTCGCACAACGTATACAAAAACCGGAATACCGGGAAAGATTAAAAGTTGCTTTGAATCGCACGTTTATTCAATTCTTGATGAATCCATACAATGATATTATCGCCAAAATAGAGTATAACAATATTTTAAACACATTTGCCTCCTATTCTCTCATATCCGAAGACGCCAAAAATGGTACAACAAATCCCTACTCTTCCGGAAATCAATGGTATGATGAAGAGGTTATGTATCAATTAGGATTCTTAGAATACGGCACATACTGGAATTTTTGGGAACCTTATTATTGGACAGCGCCAGATAAAGACGACGATTTTTATTCTTTCTTGGAATTCATTTTTACCCAAACAAAAAGTGAATTACAGGCAAATCCCCTTTATACCAATTACCCGCAAATTCAAAAGAAATGCGACTACCTAATAGAGGTATTTGCAGAATACGGCATAGATCTACATTGTGTCGGGGGGAAAGAATAGAACGAAAAAGGAGCCTTTAACCGGGCTCCTTGTTTCATCAATACAAGCTCTTCGCTACTTTTATAACGTCTTCTGCCAATTGATTGGCAGCAGCCTCGTCTTTAGATTCGGAATAAATCCGAATAATCGGTTCGGTGTTGGATTTCCGCAGATGTACCCACCCGTCCTTGAAATCAATTTTCACACCATCAATATCGGTAATTTCTTCCGAGGCATATTTCTTTTTCAATCCCTCCAATATCTTATCAACATCCATATCGGGAGAAAGTGTTAACTTATTCTTTGAGATAAAATATTGCGGATAAGTTGCTTTTAAAGCGGTCATACTCTTTCCTTCTGCCACGAAATGAGAAAGGAACAAACCGACACCTACCAAGGCATCACGCCCGTAATGGCTTTCCGGATAGATGACTCCACCGTTTCCTTCACCGCCAATCACCGTGTTGGTCTCTTTCATCTTAGTCACCACGTTCACCTCTCCCACGGCCGCAGCATTATATTGTTGTCCGTGAGCCAACGTTACGTCCCGCAAAGCACGAGAAGAAGAAAGATTAGAAACGGTATTTCCCGGAGTATGTTTCAACACGTAGTCGGCAACCGCTACCAGCGTGTACTCTTCCACGAACATCTCACCGTTCTCGCAAACTAATGCCAAACGGTCAACATCCGGGTCAACCACGATACCCAAGTCTGCCCCACACTCCTTGATCTTCTCTGAAATCTGGGTCAGGTTCTCCGGAATGGGTTCCGGGTTATGAGCAAAGCGTCCCGTAGGCTCGCAATTCAACTCGACAACCTCTTTTACACCTAAAGCTTTCAACAAAGCGGGAATCACGGTTCCTCCCACGGAGTTCACCGCATCCACGACAACTTTCAAATTCGCCTTGGCAATAGCCTCCCGGTTCACGAGTTTTAGATCCAACACGTGCTGAATATGGTAATCCGTGTAATCCTTGTGGGTAATCGAACCCAATTCGTCCACTTCCGCATATTCAAACGACTCCTGTTCTGCCATCTGAAGGACTTTTGCACCATCCTCGGCAGAGAGGAATTCCCCCCGGTTATTTAATAATTTTAAAGCATTCCACTGTTTCGGGTTATGGCTGGCTGTTAGGATAATTCCCCCGTCAGCCTGTTCTGCGGTAACGGCAATCTCCGTGGTTGGGGTAGTTGCCAAACCGATATTCACCACGTCATGCCCCAGACCGGACAAAGTAGCCTCCACTAATTTAGCATACATCTCCCCGGAAATTCGGGCATCCCGGCCTAGTACGATTTTAGCTCTTGTTTTCCCGGCCCCGGTCTTCAACCAAGTGGCGTAAGCCGAAACAAATTTAACAATATCCAAGGGAGTTAGGTTATCACCCGGACGTCCACCGACAGTTCCCCGGATACCGGATATAGATTTTATTAATGTCATAACAATTGAGAATTGAAAATTGAAAATTGAAAATGACGATCATTCAATTTTGCAACCATGAAATAAAAATAAAGGGACTGTATCCGTTACCCCTTTATCGAGATAACACGTACAGTCCCCTTTATCAATAAAATTAGATAGATGCCTTGTAAGCGTCAGCGCTTAACAATCCGTCTAATTGTGCTTCGTCTTCAACTTTTACCTTGATAATCCAGCCTTTTCCATAAGGATCTTTGTTTACCAAGTCGGGTTGATCTTCCAATTCTGAGTTGAATTCCAATACCTCTCCGGAAATCGGCATATACAAATCAGAAACCGTCTTTACAGCCTCGATACTACCGAAAGTATCTCCAGCCTCTAGGTTATCACCTTCGGTCTCAACCTCAACAAACACGATGTCACCTAATTGACTTTGTGCATAGTCAGTGATACCAACATATGCTTCTTCACCCTCAACACGAATCCATTCGTGTTCTTTAGTGTACTTTAATTCTGCAGGTACGTTCATTATCTTATAAGTTAAATTAAATTTGACAACTATTATGTGGCACAAATATAAGGAAAAATTTAAACTCCAAAACTGTTAATTGAAATTTTAGCCTACACTTTATTACTTTTATTAATAACCCGTTCATCCTCAACATAAATCATCTGTATCCCTTTGTTTTCGGGCGCTCAAGAATATTTTTCTTTGTAAGAAAAACGCAATTTTTTCCATTTTTTCGATCTAGAAATATTGCATAATAAGAAAAACTATCTATCTTTGCACCGCAATTGAGAACAACAGCGGTTGTTCGATGCAAAAAAGGTTCGGTAGTTCAGCTGGTTAGAATACATGCCTGTCACGCATGGGGTCGCGGGTTCGAGTCCCGTCCGAACCGCCTTTTTTGAAAACATTTTGGTCTGGTAGTTCAGCTGGTTAGAATACATGCCTGTCACGCATGGGGTCGCGGGTTCGAGTCCCGTCCAGACCGCCAAGAAAAAGAGTTTCGAGTAAATATTCGGAACTCTTTTTTATTTCCATGCTTTTTAAAGCACATATCGGGCAGATATACTATCCACAATCGACCCCATGAGTATATTGAAGAGACAACACAATAAAAAGAGAGATGCCTGTTAATCGATCGACTAACAGGCATCTCTGCGGTTCGGACGGGACTCGAACCCGCGACCCCATGCGTGACAGGCATGTATTCTAACCAGCTGAACTACCGAACCAGATTTAAAAACAACCTCTGTTGTTTCTGATTGCGGGTGCAAATATAGCCTTTGTTTTTAATTCTACAATGATTTTTATACAAAAAATTCACGATAAACCATTTTTCTCCCGTCACTTTAATATATCAAGGTTAAAAACTATATTTGCAATAAATAACATTCATACTATGCAGCAGCCAAAAGAATACTATCAAGCACAAATATCACGCCTTACGATCCTCTTAAAAAAACACAGACAACGGCGTAACGGTATCACCCTCACAAAAGTCTTCTTATTCCTGTTAGCCATATATTTTATATATACCTTCGCCAACACAGGGTACACGCCTTATCTCATCGCTTTTATTGCTGCCATAGCACTATTCATTATCACGAATATATTCGAAACCAAATTATTAAAAGAGATACAATTCCTGCACAAACTTGAAGAATGTTCCCGTGTGGAACTGGAATATCTTGCCGGAAACTTTAAAAATCTCCCGACAGGCGAAGAGTACAAAGATCCGTCTCACCCTTACGCTCACGATCTCGACGTATTCGGGGAAGATTCCCTTTTCCAATCCGTCAACCGTACGGTCACGCCCCACGGAAGAGAGAAGCTACGGGAATGGTTGCTCCACCCGTTAAAATCCGGGCCACCCATCATCGAGCGCCAACAAGCCATCGAAGAATTTGCCCGCGAGCCGGAATGGTGTCACGTTTTCCGGGCCAAGGGCAACAGCCAGTGTATTACCCACATGGCCATGCAACAAATCGAACAATGGCAGCGGGAACAAGTCGGGCTACCACGCTGGACTCGCCCTTTCCTGTATATTCTTCCGGTACTGACGGTCTCCGCTTGGATATTATACATTGCCTCCGTACTCACGTTAAATATTCCATTACTCCTTTCCTGCGTGTCCCTTTTTTGTAGCTATCTACCGGCTCAAAAAACATTACGAACTCATATGCGTCTGGATGAATTCACCCGCTCGTTCAGTAACCTTCACGAACTGATCGGACACTTTTCTACATTTACCTGTTCTTCCGCCAAATTAAAAACATTGCGTCAACAACTATTCAACGAAACGTACAATGCGGACGAGGCTCTACGTTCCCTGCATAAAATACAGGAAAGTTTCGACCAGCGCTCCAATGCAGTGGTTGCCATGTTCATGAACGGGCTTTTCATGCGGGAATTGCACCTTATCCAGCGCCTTGTTGCTTGGAAACGCCGCTATGCCGCGGCCATCCCGACTTGGGTGGAAATCACGGGAGAACTTGACGTTCTGGTCAGTCTGGCCAACTACAAGTATAACCATCCCGATTTTATCCATCCTACTCCCGGAGACAATCAACTTTTACGGGGTACAGCCATCGGTCACCCCCTCCTACCCGCCAATGAATGTGTAACCAATGATTTCGAAGTAGCCCAATTACACGAATTCTATATCATCACGGGAGCGAACATGGCCGGGAAATCCACCTTCCTACGTGCGATAGGGGTGAATCTTGTACTTGCTTGTTGCGGAGCTGTCGTTCGGGCTGAAAGTTTTGAATTCCAGCCTATGGCCCTCTTTACCAGTATGCGCACCGTTGATAACCTGGCGAAAGGAACCTCTTATTTCCATGCCGAATTACTCCGTTTACAACAACTTGTCAATATGGCACAACACGAAGAACGTTTGTTTATCATTTTGGATGAAATCCTAAAAGGGACTAACTCCCGGGACAAGTTGAACGGCTCCCGTCGTTTCCTTCAAAAATTACTCACGTTACCTGTTGCCGGACTTGTTGCCACGCATGACCTCGAACTCGGAGAACTTGCCAACACGATACCGGACAACTTCTTTAACCGATGTTTCGAGATCACACACACGGATGATGACATTGCCTATGATTATAAACTGAAACCCGGTATCAGTCAAAACATGAATGCATCCATCTTACTTGAAAAAATGAAACTCGTGTAAGAATCATCCAATCCGAACATTCCTCTGTCGTTTCCGTTTAACACGGTAAAAACAGGAGAATATGAAAACAATGATTTTGATCACGCTACTTTTACCCATGGTACTTCTCAATGGATGTAAGGACAAAACTCAAGATAAAGTTTCCAACATACCGGACAGCACGTTTGCCGCAACACCTGCCATTACCAATAACTATTACTTCGTCGGAGAATACCAGTATCAAACAGATAAAGCAACCTTAAAAGATCAAACCACAGGTGCCACGTTCACCATCAATAACGGGGAAATAGCGACCCAATTGGCAGAACAATATTTAGCGCTAAAGCTACCTACCGGAAAGGGCGTCAGCGTTCAATTACTCGGACATCTCTCCCCGGCGAACGACGTTGAACACACTTCCATGAACGGCCTTACCGTTACTCAAATCATCAGCTTACACCCCGGAACAAATCCACGTGGCACACGACTCACGGGAGACTACATAACCTATGTACCCAACAATATCAAGCCAACAGAACGGTTCACGTTCTCATTACATCCCGACTACACCTACACGTTCAGTATTTATAATCTAAGTGCAAACTCCTCCCGTGATGCTACCGGAAAGTGGTTTCTTTTAAACAAGAACGAAATTCAATTCACCAATAATCCCCTCACGAGTTTCACGAACGAGGCCTTCATCCATGATGACGGGAGGCAATTAACCTTCAAGCTCAGTAAAAGGGTTTATTATAAACAAGAATAAGAAATTTCCCTGTAACATATTGCTTGTGCATCACCATGACTCACGCCATAACAATATAATAAGCAATACCTTACCGGGAAATCATCAAAATACAACCAGAAACTCGAATTCTACCGGACAAATAGTCTACAGTTTCACAACAGGTAATACTTCCACCGAGACTAAAGGCAACGTGACAACATCATTCTCCGACAAAACAGATGAATTCTCGTGATCACGAACTTTAGTCTTTTTAGGATCTTGAACCTCGGATAAAGCAACATTCTTTCCTTGCTTTTCTCCTACTTTTACCAGTAAACGTACGGTCACGACCTCACGTGTATTTTCCAACAACGTGGAGTGGGTATGCACCACAAAGCAACGATCTGTTAACCTTCTACGCCAAGCAATAGCTTTTTTCACTTCGTTAGCACGAAGTAACGCTAAATTCAGATTTTCCTCATCAGTTGAAAGAGATGTACTGTAACTATCCAACTGCAACATGATACGCCCCGCCTCAATATCTTCCTGATAGCGTTTTGCCATAGAGAGAATACTATCCAACTCTACATTGTTGGATCCAAAATGCACGTAAAACGTTGCTCTACAAGGAACAAAACGAAATACACGTACACTATCCGATACTTCTTCGACGGGAAAATATCTCGTCACCTCTACTCCTGGGATAGACAGGAGAGAAAAGAATAATAAAAATACCTTTACACTCATTTATTCCTAATTATACACGTTCGTTCCTTTTATCCCCCCACATCCTCTTTAGGAATAGCAAAGAACGATCATTTAATAATATGCAAAAATAAATAATAATAATGATAAACACAAATAATTATTTATTAATAACAAACCTGATTAACAATTAATTATAGTTATAGCACCCAAAACAATTAAACTCATTTGAACGTATATCAATAAATGATCGTTTAATGAATGCCTAAAGGATAATTGCCTTCTTCTTACATTTTACCAGACAAATCGTTATCCTGATACAAAGCATTTAGAAGTCAACTTATTATACAATTGAACATTCGATTTATAAAAAAGAAGGCGAAGAAAGAATTCCTCTATAAAAGATCCCAAAAGGAATGAAAGGATAAAAATATCCCCCTAAGAATAAAAAAACTATCAGATAAAATAAAAATGAGCTACTTGACATCACAAAATCGAATAGCCCATTTTCCATTGCCTTTTTATCCGCAATAGAAATATTTATGCACGAGTTCCATAATTTTTGCCTCGTCGTTTCCTAAATCCTGACGCAACATTTTATCATCAAACTTTTTCAAACCGGCAATCAAACCATCAACCAGACCGGGAGCAAACACCCCGTACTTTTCGAAATCAGCACGTTGTTTTTCCAGACATAATGCGGAATCATAACAGGATGCTGGCAACTGACTTAACCGATCAGCAACACCCTTGTTCGCATCATCAAATATATTAACATCCACGTAACGCTCCTTCGCGTATTGCAGCGCATCCTTCATTTCAAATCCATGACGCACGGCAACCGCCAACCCCGCAATCAACAGGTATACATCGGCTGAACCATCCGGACAACGGAATTCCACGGTTTGTTTACCACTGAAATCCTGATCTTCCACTTTTTCCAACGGGTTAGCATCACGCAACATATCTCCCGCACCACTCGTCCATCCCAAGGGTACACGTACCAGCACCGAACGATTACGATCTCCCCAGCAAATATTTGTCGGAGCCTCTTGGTGGGGTACCAAGCGGAAATATGACATCGGATTTGTGTTACCGAAAGCCGTCAACGAAGGTGCCAGATCCAGATACCCGGCAATAGCTTTCAGCGCGCTATCCGTTAATTTGCCATTCTCTATCACCATGTTCTTATCCCCTTTTTTCAAACGAGTATGAATATGCAGCCCGCTCCCAGCCTTACCAACCGTGATTTTCGGGGCAAATGTCAAATCTACACCAAACTGGTAAGCCAATGTCCTCAGAATCCACTTAGCTATGATCAACTGATCAGCAGCATCTTCCATTTTCGTGGGCAAAAATTCGATCTCGTTCTGTTCGTACATCAAATTTCCCTTCGTGAAATTGCCCACCTCGGAATGCCCGTATTTAATCAATCCCCCGGTTCCGGCGATATACTTCATGGCCAACGCACGCAAATCCCGCCCCTTGTTAAAAGGTGTAGACTCATGATACCCTTTTTGATCAGAGGCCAAGAATAAATCGTCCTTTTCACTCACCACGTAATACTCTAACTCCCCCATCACCTCGTATTCCATTCCCGTCACTTGCTTTAATACCTCGTGTGCCTTTCGCATCGTGTACTCCGGTGACATTTCCAATGGTTTACCGTCCTTCGTGTAAAAACTACAAAGAATATCTACCGCGGGAATCTCGCTGAATGGATTCAGAAAAGCCGTACGATACCGGGGTAACACGTACAAGTCACTTGATCCGGCCTCTATATACGGGAACAGACTGGAACCATCCACTCGCTCACCACATGTCAGTATATTATCTAGATGATCAAGACTATTAATAATAAAATTTAAC
Proteins encoded in this region:
- a CDS encoding RagB/SusD family nutrient uptake outer membrane protein, translating into MKNIIQKSILLLAIIGLWSCSDFLEESSQDEVIPSTIEDLDQLLAYEGYPRRDFTLMPYLNLLDDDVTQYITSNNAKPVVTKYSPLYLWGGRSVENNENMFDDFNNLPNPTTGITSIEVDSYATLYKMIAGCNVVLDMINEVSGESETKKRVEGEARILRSFHYFNLINLYAYPYNAPNAPQGKAAGIPLKLSSSIDQNSVPRSTVAEVYAAIISDVEKGISLLTEINATGSKFRIGMNAAHLLASRYYLFMENWEKAAEHATSVFSTPGSNLTLYDMTPIDYPAAISLGGFPYPFTLNNSEIIFYYASENEYQIVKAEYTTECFMASDALRNCFADDDQRWNGYLCPYNEERDQKKLSKFSNQLEFGACLRLSEVYLNRAEAYAQMAKAGQNEYFAKAVSDLNSIREKRIKNYSSQAWTSSTFNNNAENLIETCREERRREFCFEGMRWFDLRRYGMKSFSHSVDESTSPGDEYSVEIGTASSKWVLPIMKSHKESNPALN
- a CDS encoding SusC/RagA family TonB-linked outer membrane protein; the protein is MKLTYIKLSVTQILFILLLALSNNVFAQNKEIKVTGTIYDETGITLPSVTVTVKGQKGVGVLSDNDGKFMITVPEGSTLIFSFVGMKSQEVVVNAKQVPYKITLKEDTKALEEVVVTGYQTLKKHEVVGSTFTVKGDDIRVAGVTSIDAALQGVVPGVSITIPSGMIGTSPQVRVRGTSTVIGNASPVWVIDGIIQEDPLPFAGAQLNDILSSGDLSSSMASISGSSISGLNPDDIESITFLKDASATAIYGVKAANGVIVITTKRGSNTNGRINVNFRTDISLTPRRTYGQTDRMNSADRIALSKEIVESGVPFSQFPQNVGYEGAYLQLMNKEISMDEFNEKVTRMEKQNTDWFKILARNAVSQNYSLSLSGGNDKLNFYGSVGFNKSLSSYKGNDQSNKTVNFSVDAKLRDNLRTKFQFSASQSETNAYYTGVNPEDYALNTSRILAPDEWYTINESKAYFELDNGTAIKRDIRYNFLNELEHTGNENKNTKFQITGNLIWNITPEIKYELTTAFTRNSSEANVWADDHSYAVSKIRGANYGELVTGESDSWLTLASVLPYGGILNYNSTNQQSYTVRNQLNYGKILDEEGNHALNVALGHEVRGNSYIGQSGVEYGYMPNRGKSVDYNYSQQANRDYILSIYPDCQYRETANVPAYQDRHSITLTDQIENYMSFYATLGYSYASKYTLSFSFRQDASNKFGQNTNNRFNPVLSAGIRWNVSEENFMRQFGWLSNLTLKASYGSQGKAPDISPYLIANFNIAPDVLTGDQFLSIKNLPNKDLKWEKTNSFNGGIELSILNNRIYGSIDYYYKKTVDAITYVNIPVENGTSNMAINNGSIINKGYDVSLTVIPVQTKNIRWSISATSGFNRNEVKDNEDNATLEKITDGSVIIEGFALNSFWSFPYIGLSDKGVPQFAIIDQTPGTKTRVESGTLLDYMVYSGVKDPVFSGGLSTNFRYQQFTLSATFNFQLGHHKRLNPFMRSQATSGGIGQLRIPDPEKNASTELNKRWRQPGDEKYTNIPAILSSDENLADYLPDNSLSLSDKGEIYRYQMYNLSDLRVVKANHLRCNNISLTYALPKDILDQLRLTNLTFALTVTDPFIIKSKGLGKQDPETLSTSATTVLPVIDRQRKFSLSISLGF
- the gcvH gene encoding glycine cleavage system protein GcvH, with translation MNVPAELKYTKEHEWIRVEGEEAYVGITDYAQSQLGDIVFVEVETEGDNLEAGDTFGSIEAVKTVSDLYMPISGEVLEFNSELEDQPDLVNKDPYGKGWIIKVKVEDEAQLDGLLSADAYKASI
- a CDS encoding MutS-related protein; this encodes MQQPKEYYQAQISRLTILLKKHRQRRNGITLTKVFLFLLAIYFIYTFANTGYTPYLIAFIAAIALFIITNIFETKLLKEIQFLHKLEECSRVELEYLAGNFKNLPTGEEYKDPSHPYAHDLDVFGEDSLFQSVNRTVTPHGREKLREWLLHPLKSGPPIIERQQAIEEFAREPEWCHVFRAKGNSQCITHMAMQQIEQWQREQVGLPRWTRPFLYILPVLTVSAWILYIASVLTLNIPLLLSCVSLFCSYLPAQKTLRTHMRLDEFTRSFSNLHELIGHFSTFTCSSAKLKTLRQQLFNETYNADEALRSLHKIQESFDQRSNAVVAMFMNGLFMRELHLIQRLVAWKRRYAAAIPTWVEITGELDVLVSLANYKYNHPDFIHPTPGDNQLLRGTAIGHPLLPANECVTNDFEVAQLHEFYIITGANMAGKSTFLRAIGVNLVLACCGAVVRAESFEFQPMALFTSMRTVDNLAKGTSYFHAELLRLQQLVNMAQHEERLFIILDEILKGTNSRDKLNGSRRFLQKLLTLPVAGLVATHDLELGELANTIPDNFFNRCFEITHTDDDIAYDYKLKPGISQNMNASILLEKMKLV
- the glmM gene encoding phosphoglucosamine mutase, which produces MTLIKSISGIRGTVGGRPGDNLTPLDIVKFVSAYATWLKTGAGKTRAKIVLGRDARISGEMYAKLVEATLSGLGHDVVNIGLATTPTTEIAVTAEQADGGIILTASHNPKQWNALKLLNNRGEFLSAEDGAKVLQMAEQESFEYAEVDELGSITHKDYTDYHIQHVLDLKLVNREAIAKANLKVVVDAVNSVGGTVIPALLKALGVKEVVELNCEPTGRFAHNPEPIPENLTQISEKIKECGADLGIVVDPDVDRLALVCENGEMFVEEYTLVAVADYVLKHTPGNTVSNLSSSRALRDVTLAHGQQYNAAAVGEVNVVTKMKETNTVIGGEGNGGVIYPESHYGRDALVGVGLFLSHFVAEGKSMTALKATYPQYFISKNKLTLSPDMDVDKILEGLKKKYASEEITDIDGVKIDFKDGWVHLRKSNTEPIIRIYSESKDEAAANQLAEDVIKVAKSLY
- a CDS encoding glutamine synthetase family protein; the protein is MSSKYALNPHALVRFLEKDAKDFTKDDIIRYVTENEIEMINFRYPGADGRLKTLNFIINSLDHLDNILTCGERVDGSSLFPYIEAGSSDLYVLPRYRTAFLNPFSEIPAVDILCSFYTKDGKPLEMSPEYTMRKAHEVLKQVTGMEYEVMGELEYYVVSEKDDLFLASDQKGYHESTPFNKGRDLRALAMKYIAGTGGLIKYGHSEVGNFTKGNLMYEQNEIEFLPTKMEDAADQLIIAKWILRTLAYQFGVDLTFAPKITVGKAGSGLHIHTRLKKGDKNMVIENGKLTDSALKAIAGYLDLAPSLTAFGNTNPMSYFRLVPHQEAPTNICWGDRNRSVLVRVPLGWTSGAGDMLRDANPLEKVEDQDFSGKQTVEFRCPDGSADVYLLIAGLAVAVRHGFEMKDALQYAKERYVDVNIFDDANKGVADRLSQLPASCYDSALCLEKQRADFEKYGVFAPGLVDGLIAGLKKFDDKMLRQDLGNDEAKIMELVHKYFYCG